One Poecilia reticulata strain Guanapo linkage group LG19, Guppy_female_1.0+MT, whole genome shotgun sequence genomic window carries:
- the LOC103482075 gene encoding urotensin-2 receptor: MMNNRSVTPRLAGAGAVDHELVITSTFGTLLSVVYIIGVSGNVYTLVVMCHSIRFATSMYISIINLALADLLYLSTIPFVVSTYFLKDWYFGDVGCRILLSLDLLTMHASIFTLTVMCTERYLAVTQPLDTVRRSKSYRKALAWGVWLLSLVLTVPMMVMVAQTTKKTSDGGVKRMCAPTWAPLAYKVYVTVLFGTSIMAPGLVIGYLYVRLARTYLESQRNAAISSGGRRSPKQKVLIMIFTIVLVFWACFLPFWIWQLLPLYHAEPLSLASQTHTCINYLVASLTYSNSCINPFLYTLLTKNYREYLKNRHRSFYKYTSSFKQRPPSLHSWGKSASSSNQYEFNSETLVMGSLR, encoded by the coding sequence ATGATGAACAACAGGTCTGTGACTCCGCGGCTCGCCGGGGCCGGAGCCGTGGACCACGAGCTCGTCATCACCTCCACCTTCGGGACCCTGCTGTCCGTGGTCTACATCATCGGCGTGTCCGGGAACGTGTACACGCTCGTGGTGATGTGCCACTCCATCCGCTTCGCCACCTCCATGTACATCTCCATCATCAACCTGGCGCTCGCGGACCTGCTGTACCTGTCCACCATCCCCTTCGTGGTGTCCACCTACTTCCTGAAGGACTGGTACTTCGGCGACGTGGGCTGCCGCATCCTCCTCAGCCTGGACCTCCTCACCATGCACGCGAGCATCTTCACGCTCACCGTCATGTGCACGGAGCGCTACCTGGCCGTCACGCAGCCGCTGGACACGGTGCGGCGCTCCAAGAGCTACCGCAAGGCTCTCGCGTGGGGCGTGTGGCTGCTGTCGCTCGTGCTCACCGTGCCCATGATGGTCATGGTGGCGCAGACGACCAAGAAGACGTCGGACGGCGGCGTGAAGAGGATGTGCGCGCCCACGTGGGCTCCCCTGGCGTACAAGGTGTACGTGACGGTGCTGTTCGGCACCAGCATCATGGCGCCGGGCCTCGTCATCGGCTACCTGTACGTGCGCCTCGCGCGCACCTACCTGGAGTCGCAGCGCAACGCGGCCATCAGCAGCGGCGGCAGGCGCTCCCCGAAGCAGAAGGTGCTCATCATGATCTTCACCATCGTGCTGGTGTTCTGGGCGTGCTTCCTGCCCTTCTGGATCTGGCAGCTGCTGCCGCTGTACCACGCCGAGCCGCTGAGCCTGGCCTCGCAGACGCACACGTGCATCAACTACCTGGTGGCGAGCCTGACGTACTCCAACAGCTGCATCAACCCGTTCCTCTACACGCTGCTCACCAAGAACTACCGGGAGTACCTGAAGAACAGGCACAGGAGCTTCTACAAGTACACGTCGTCGTTCAAGCAGCGGCCGCCCAGCCTGCACTCCTGGGGCAAGTCGGCGTCCTCCAGCAACCAGTACGAGTTCAACTCCGAGACGCTGGTGATGGGGTCGCTCAGGTGA